ctAGGTCAGAGGATGACACAGGCCCTTCGAAAGCAGGTGTATGGAGCTATAATGCGACAAGAAGCCGCATGGTTCGGCAAAACGTCGACAGGAGAGTTAGTAAATAGACTGTCGGCCGACACACAGCTGGTCGGCCGTAACCTTAGTCAAAATGTAAGCGATGGACTTCGATCCCTGTTCATGGTGGGAGCCGGCACTGGGATGatggtaaatataatttcacattTGCACACAATATTGATAACAATCGCGATAATGTTTATCTGTAGTGGCATattgtatcaaaattattttaatcgagatattgcacaatattatctttatagaaagatatttgatttttgttatCATATGTTTCATAGGCCAGATTAGGATTAGGCTTTGCCTATATTATCTTATACCATGCCTACCTAAATAACATAGTATGTTTTGATAGAGTAGCCAAAATTTGTTACATAATGGGACATAGTCATGGCGGAAAATCTTTTTAACTTTTCCTAAAATATATAAGAGTAGGTACATTTAATTACGGTAATGTGTGAATTAAATGTAAAGAATGTTTGGAAAAAAAAGCTTAAGTATGTTACGTAATTAATCAATTGCTTTCTTAGTCCTcctaaataaaactttttttttaaagttctatATGTCACCATCGCTGGCGCTTATCGGCTTGTGCGTGGTACCTCCAGTATCAGTACTCGCTGTCATATACGGACGTTTTGTTAGAGGTATCACAAGGCAACTTCAGGACTCGCTCGCCGAGACAAGTGAGGTGAGAAAATAACTTTTGGTGAAGAGTTCGTTTTTAGATCCGACATTCGAGTAGGGGATCTTAATTTCTTGCCTTTTTCTCCTTTTTTATCCATATTTGTGGCCGATCATGTAGTAGGTACATAAATTTGTTAGAGATTTTCGATTGGTAAACACCTGGGTTTCTCAAGATTGAAATTTGAACTATGTGTCCCCTACCACATTATCACTTCTACCTAAAACTACTAGGATAAAGTCGTGACTTTATATGTACGCTCCATGATTGATGGTAGAAGTTTGCGGcttaataagttttttaattattttataagtaatagttgacccgacagacgttgtcccgtcttaactgcatttgcagcgcgtattctgtcaatcgctgacagctatttcaaacaattcttaaattttctaattttcagcgctattttttgatttttttctttcataagatccttctgttgacaataacaaacacaacaaaataattataataataataatgaaatcggtccagccgttcacacgtgatggcgtgaccaagggaaatagggaatggggattcattattatatatatatatatagacagaaaaaatcataaaagtgATTTACATGGAACATGCAATAGTTAATGTGGCTCTACTGTATGTTATTAAGTCTACATTTATTTGTCAACCTTGATACGACTAAAAATTTAgtcgaataattaatttattacttacatgTACACCtgcgtaaatattatattgttagtgaaatatttttcagaaatatgtttttttgttttaatcaattattcTATTAAGAAGGAActagtatgtaatttttttttgtggtataacaaactttatagaaatttaagtCCTTTTCATATTCCGAAAAATTTGAAGATTTATTTTGCAGGGGATATTGTCTTTGTAATGTTGTTTGTAAATGTTACCTATAGATATCTCAgctttatcttatttttaataacatttggtACGCAGTTATACAAAATGTACTATGTTCATTATATTTCAGTTGGCTGAAGAGAAAATTTCCAATATAAAGACAGTGAAAGCCTTTAGCAAAGAGCAAAATGAATGCGAGTCATACGGGCAGAGAatcgaaaatgttttaaaattggcCTACAAAGAATCGTTGGCAGTCGGCAGCTTCTACGGTTTGGTAAGACAATATAGATTTGTGAACCAATGTAGGCTAGgcttatttgtaattttaatgtatacttAATCTATTTCAATGCAGTAACTGTAAGAGCAATTACTTTCGTGATATAATCGGCTTGGGCAATCATTGCCTTCATAACATTACCTATGCtctcattattataaaattgtgtaatcTCTTTCATTaggtcaggggccttattctctataccgcacgttattttgacagtgtgtaacaagcacgtaacacaacgcgtcatgtttaggactatagaaatttggctcacagaataccattccacacacatttctcgaagataacatgacacggccgcgttacgcgcttacactatcatacagaataagggcccagtctttatattttttgacgtAATAATACACATTAATATAACTTCCCCATTTGTacggttttaataatatttattttatgtatgtaaagtTCGTATATTTGCATAatgatattcaaattaattcagTTATTTTGCGAACTGATACGTAACTGATTTCcttaacaaaatacaaacaggaattataaataactaatgtaaaaacgtgatatttttttatggattacttgtataaaaaatattggctatcattcacaaatttatttttatttctcataaataaaatatgtttaagatTGTGTTAATCTTGGCACGGTATATGATTTTGTTGGCGTATAACTGAAGATAattgttttctaatatttccGTTCTTACTACTCATAAATAAGTTCGATGATTGAGATTTCtcccttttttttaattacaggaCCATTTTATTACCAAGTATCAAGcttaatatatataactcattATCATTTCTATTTCTTTTATGTGATAACAGTATACAGAAAGAAACACATGCTAAcaccttatattttttgtacttttgaAATACTTTCAATCTAAAGGCATTAATTAATCCTTTATTGGCCACTTTAAACTTAATCAACTACAATGgtaatagttaaaatatataaatagatttaggTTGATATTTGTTAACAATATAGTacaggttttattattatatagcgtAATATTTGCAGACTGGGCTCTCGGGGAACACGATAATAATTCTCGTGCTGTATTATGGAGGCAGTATGGTTGCTACAGAACAGCTAAGCGTGGGCAACCTTACGTCGTTTCTCTTGTACGCGGCATACGTCGGCATAAGCATAGGCGGCCTGAGCAGTTTCTACACTGAACTGAACAAAGGCATGGGCGCAGCCACGAGGTTATGGGACATCATTGATCGGGAGCCTCAAATACCTGTTGCTGGTAAGTAGTACTAAGTGGATTAGTATTAAATTGAGTTTGTATTggttattatgataaatatcaatcaatataatcaatatgaattaagcATCTTCCTTAATACATTACACGCGTGTACAGGGCCGGCATAGCTATTCGTGAGTCCcgagcgaaatattttttggccCCTCTTTATTCTGGCGACCTCTTTTTAGGTCACAAGTATATGTCCATGGCGCTTCCCTGGAGCTTTTGACAACTTCCTTAGAAGCTGGCGTTCCGGGCCATGCCCCGTCCCCCGCTCCATCCTACAGACGCTAAGGGCGCCGCGGACATATAGAAGCCTTTGCCGTCAATGCTTAGAGGTTAATGAGCGGGCCGGCCCTGCGCGTGTATTTTATGACAAGAATTTTTTTTCTCGTTAAAACACACCCTCGTCTCTAtccaatgttttcttttaagtaCAGTATCAAGACGTACCAACACAGCTCAGTTTTGTTCTCATGGCGtagataatttagattttttttcaataacgtgttagataagtaattataaataaacacttaGCAAAATAGCATATGTTGCATACCAAATAAAAGAGTGACGTATGTTAACAGAGCGCCAATCTATCAactttttatgtctaaaaaatTCTGGCACACGTTTGTAATTTGCGGCGCCGCAACTTCATTGAACAGGTGTACAATACTTCTTTATCATAGGTGATAGCGGTCGAAggcaatattatatacatattaatactgACTATTGCTAGGTGTTTGAATATTATTGATTGCCTTTACATATACCttctttaatacatatttataagtcATCATATGCAAGGCCAGCCATACCTATTCATCCACCCTAGGCGAAATTAATTTTGGCGCCCTTTTCTGGCGCACTATTTTGGACCCGATTGTACCTTTTTGTTTGTGGGCAATAATATAACATCGATGAAGTAATTCCAGCCTATGTCTATAGTTGGATGGTTGATGGATGGTTCACACCTCCCTCGTCATCCTTTGTGGTTCTAGCACCCCGGGTGACCGCACTCAATAGCCGGCACTGTTCAAAAGTTCGCAAGAAGAAAAAATGTGGTAAAAACTGGTTCCGTCTATTTTAGCTTCTTATTAACTGATACAAATATGCGTCATACTAATAAACTTCAATGTTCAAACTGGAATTTCTACTTTATATTTGTGTGGTTTAATTAACCagttattactttataaataaatgaataatttaaattcgcATACTTATCGAGTGCTCAACTTTAACCTTTTGGTAGTGGATGTGGacaaacagtatttttattattagcggCCAAGTAGGCATAGGCAATCGGCATAGATATGGTATTCAGAATAAATTGTTATGGTATAAACTAACCATTTTCAGTGCCACTTTTTAAGAAAACatctatgtttatatttataaaaaaaaccggcTGGACTTAAAGTTTTTGAAGGCTCCCAGCATCGATATCTTCATCGGTGCCAATAGTTATTAAAGATTTCAGAGGTAGCAAACATCAGGCCTAAAATTCCGCAGACCAGTCTTTAAATTGTCTGCAAtcaggtatttttatttatggaaaTTACGAACAGTTTCTAAAAACTAGTCCAGCCAGGGCCGTCATCAAAATCCATCTGCGCTTCTGAACTGTTAGGTGTGTGGACGCATGCAGGAATGagcgacaaaaaatatttttaaatcaaccatatttttgtttgcaaagGCCCTAATATTATGTCGACAATGAAGCTTACGAACACGTGGCGACCACTCAAACCCTCAGCGTCTTTCCTATGCTCTGATGGACCGCACTTTACCAGCAAACCGTTGGGACTTTGGACTAGAAAACTTATTCCTACGCTGTGTTTGTAGGATCGTATTaacatgttataataatttatataatcttTTTGCGATAGTGTTGATGGTGCGTTGAATTCTAATTAATTCGGGTGTCGATAaagtatatcataattttcaaacTAAACCTAATATGCTGTTTGGAATAGGGCATTTTCAATTCATAATGCGTTAAAAGtgacatttaatattatcgtaCTGCATAACAAATTAAGTGGGCATAGTATCAATCTCGGACGTCatacactgaaataaaacttggcagcagtttttaatttttcatctcTTGGTATGCGTAAAGGTTTTAAATCCAATAAATTCCAATCATATAGgctttaaatatgataaaaattaatacGAATAAAGTAACCTCGCCCttttaaaatctgttaaaaaGCTTAGGAACacgttttatgttaattaatttgaatacatATGTATTAGTTAAAAAAGGTGCTCCGCTTTAGTCAAGCTGTTATGAATATATaggtacagggtcattttgatatgcGTTACTAAAACCACGTACTTATCTTCTTTAAAATAGCactttacaatatgttacttaaacctagatgtaaaataaaataatgtaaatttcgaacaaaataaatattaataaaaagtaatattcgtTTTACGTGCCCTAATggcactactactactctaagagaattcatcgcagcggCAGCATCATGTTTTCAGCCAGAAATATATTCACGCACATATCATATTcatactaaactacaaaatgatcgaaAAATCTGAAAAGTTAAACTGACATGAATAATTTTTGCCACAATGTTAGCAGACGcaaagatgagtatgtggtttaatttattaacccaatgtcgaaatgaccctgtgtaTTTATACcgtaagtatttaaaaagaaatcattttaataaaatttttttttctaatctatTACAGGTGGGCTAAGGCCAACCGAAAGGCCGAAAGGTGAAATAATATTAGAGAATATACATTTCTCATACTCTGGTGCGCCTTTGATAAAAGGCTTAGATTTACACTTACTGCCGGGCAAGTCGGTGGCGCTAGTGGGCAGGTCTGGGTGCGGCAAGAGTACGATAGCCTCGCTTATACTGAGGCTCTATGATCCAGAGCAAGGCAGAGTATTACTCGACGGTGTGGATATTAAAGAGCTGGACCCGCTTTGGTTGCGAAGTCATGTCGGTTATGTGAGTCAGGTATGTACCGAGTTTTTCTTATATAGCCCAATGAAAACCTTGTAATGGGTTAGAATAGGTGGCTAGTTCGAATGTAAGAtgctacaaaataattttttttgagaatgaaccaatgCTACTTGGCTTCAGTTGTCTTTTTCTTCTTACgtttaatctatattattttctaagttGAGGTCGGCGCAACATATTTCTACGTGTAAAGCAGAAATGATATTTTTACGGCAGACCTCTTAGCTCGCTATCAACTACCTTTAGAGGTTACAACCAGAAAGGATTGTTGTGCCCTGGAATTGAGTCAAGACCTCTCCCGCTGAGCTCACTTATACGAAGTTTATTCCAAGAATTAAATTGCCAGTATACACAAAATAAAGTTAATCGTCAGTTATTATCTTGGGTCGGGTATTGGAATTTGGACTGATGAtaaaattacgtcataatatttCGTTAGTTCCGTAAGTCAAAGTGCTTTGTATCGAgattattggaaaaaaaattgatgtaGTCTAAATAGTTACTTGACTCGCTTATCTGTGCGCTTTATCACTCGAAATGAGTTTatctttaataatgttttgcaaGGAATTAGCCAGCTTCAGAGTTAATTCAAATCTatcttcatttttttatttaatattacagcACTATCGTCATATTATATTGCCTACaagtcttattattattattattaattcaaataatcgTTTGTTTTAGGAACCTGTATTATTTAGTGGATCTATTAAGGACAATATATTGTACGGTGCTTTGGACGAATACGAGGTCGACGACGAATCGCTGGACAAAAAGGTACGAAATAGCGGAATAACTTGTTCAACATATATGAAGTAGATTATATAGGCTAGAGATATCTATATTCTCAGTCGTGtacgaaaataaatatgcatatttttatatctggcAACATTGCCTACTCAAACCACGCTCAAGGTGGTAGTATTCaaaaccatataaaaaaaattagagacCTCTAaatcaatgacattttacaaatagacgcgtcatacactaacaaaatagcacataaaaacagcggagtatttactatagtgacagccctagcggctcgcatcgatacggcccgagcgagcccgagtggttccgaatgggcccgagtgtcggccgccccgtcgccatgacagtcgaataaaatgcatttattggtttaaaaaataagttaaatagtgtatacttattactagcgtatgaaatgaaacgttttttcattcacagttggactataatttgtacatcgtctaaaaacacaggaaggcattttatttacaaaaatacaaaaagttagtaagccaacaagtcgcgacagtggttgaaggttgactaagtgaatgtcgggcagttaccttactttcgtcttgccagtattgagctcggacaacgtatctatgtaataaaaacattttagctCTAAATATCCATAAATAAATCGAGTTCCTGTTATCCAGAAGGAGCCGGCGTGGTTATCAGCGGCTCGCACGGCGCATCTGCACGAGCTGGTGGTGGCCACGGCCGACGGCTGGGACCGGCAGGTCGGCGCCCGCGGCGGACAGCTCAGCGGCGGACAGAAGCAACGCGTCGCCATCGCTAGGGCTATTGTTAAGGTCAGATTATTAGGGAATGTCAAGTGACCGAGGCTCCCTGAGATTCTCCTTCCTGCTAACTCTTTTAATAACTGGTTATATCCAGAAGAAATATATCAAAGCTATTTTGCTCTGGTTATTCAGAATAAATCCTTatggtttataaaatttttaggaGAACATctgtttatgtatatttataaaaaaacggtCTTTAATGCTCTTTTTcagattttagaatatatttaggTCACCGTTTTTTTAATGTTGACAATGACAGACgataacttatattatttcgTGTTTCAGAATCCAAAAATCCTCATACTAGACGAAGCTACCTCTGCACTAGATACGTATTCTGAATATTTAGTTGATAAAGCTCTGAAGGAAATCAGCAGAGACCGAACGGTACTTACAATAGCCCACAGGCTCAGCACTATTCAGTCGGCGGATGAAGTTGCCGTCTTAGAAAAAGGAGTTATCGTAGAAAGAGGCACTTATGCTGAGCTTATAGCGAAAAAGGGTGGTTTCTTCCAAGAACTAATCACACATCAGACATTCGCTTCCAAATCAAGGGAAAATAGAGACATGCAAAACACATAGCAATGAACAAAATATTAGTGTTGCcctaaaatatttggaaaaataatatcagatcatatatttttttaaattacttttctttATTAGATTATAAAGAGTGGCTGATGGGAATTACaagaattaagaatttaaattgtatcttaattattttataatttgcaacaCTGCCATTTTTAAACGCGGCTTACACTTTAAGGAAATTAAGTTCAATCAATGTCTACACGAAAATTTTCTTTGCGTAATAATTATAGATTCCGATAACaatcaacaaaataaatgcaatacTGTCATGTTGGAGTTATATGCATAAAACCagcatagttttatttgaataagtaTTATGGCTTACATTGATATtcgctttaaataaataaccaataaaataCTTGACATAATTGGTTATTATTTGGTGGGGTATTGCAATAATGACTAATCATTGTACCAAGAGTGGTGGGTATTATGAATTTTGCCCGCTATTTGATATAAATcgcgtaaaataaaaccattagaCCGCTTAGACAAATCTACATTCGTTGAAATGTACTATCTTAGTAATTAGATACATTGTGTTATTAAAACATTCAGATTttatcacaattattataaatagccacgtattatgtatataaaagtattttgagcTATTCTGGAATTTTGTGATATGTAAAGGTGATTTAGGTTGATGTTAACATGCCATGGTTACGGAACAAAATGTGCttatatttcctatttattaTGTGTTCAAATGTTGAATGTTTATGAATGTACCtagaatgttttaaattgtaaagttACAACGGGTAATGTGATGTTTTGACACAAATAAAAtggttgttattatttaatatctgtttttatttatttgtaaattttacccAGTATTgcttatttgtatatatttttttaatttataacaagtttttaataatgatCATCGCAGTAAGTTGATGAATCGTGAATATGTAAAGATAACGATATCGCGTCACGTAAACCGTTTGTTGTTACCGCGTCATAATCATAACAAATAGTTTAAAGATGTGGATGGACCTTGCCCTCGGCGGGAGTGTACAGCGCGCCAAAACTAGGTGATGCACACGCGGCCGCACATTCGCGCTGAAACGTTTCGCGGGAA
The nucleotide sequence above comes from Manduca sexta isolate Smith_Timp_Sample1 chromosome 11, JHU_Msex_v1.0, whole genome shotgun sequence. Encoded proteins:
- the LOC115452338 gene encoding ATP-binding cassette sub-family B member 10, mitochondrial isoform X1, which encodes MFQRLICNFELKLSSKQANILFRVPLKNNLCHQCGFRLYGQKAAVLRNCYNRTFPDRFGIYNLRLRYYTSQVDVQKKNDHIEKLKDQATLATSKKINAKLKPSEIKRLFGLAEPEKWTLTAAIGFLIVSSSVTMAVPFSLGKVLDIIYSSTSDLGAAREKLDALCLMLCGVFLVGGLCNFGRVYLMSISGQRMTQALRKQVYGAIMRQEAAWFGKTSTGELVNRLSADTQLVGRNLSQNVSDGLRSLFMVGAGTGMMFYMSPSLALIGLCVVPPVSVLAVIYGRFVRGITRQLQDSLAETSELAEEKISNIKTVKAFSKEQNECESYGQRIENVLKLAYKESLAVGSFYGLTGLSGNTIIILVLYYGGSMVATEQLSVGNLTSFLLYAAYVGISIGGLSSFYTELNKGMGAATRLWDIIDREPQIPVAGGLRPTERPKGEIILENIHFSYSGAPLIKGLDLHLLPGKSVALVGRSGCGKSTIASLILRLYDPEQGRVLLDGVDIKELDPLWLRSHVGYVSQEPVLFSGSIKDNILYGALDEYEVDDESLDKKKEPAWLSAARTAHLHELVVATADGWDRQVGARGGQLSGGQKQRVAIARAIVKNPKILILDEATSALDTYSEYLVDKALKEISRDRTVLTIAHRLSTIQSADEVAVLEKGVIVERGTYAELIAKKGGFFQELITHQTFASKSRENRDMQNT
- the LOC115452338 gene encoding ATP-binding cassette sub-family B member 10, mitochondrial isoform X2, producing MFQRLICNFELKLSSKQANILFRVPLKNNLCHQCGFRLYGQKAAVLRNCYNRTFPDRFGIYNLRLRYYTSQVDVQKKNDHIEKLKDQATLATSKKINAKLKPSEIKRLFGLAEPEKWTLTAAIGFLIVSSSVTMAVPFSLGKVLDIIYSSTSDLGAAREKLDALCLMLCGVFLVGGLCNFGRVYLMSISGQRMTQALRKQVYGAIMRQEAAWFGKTSTGELVNRLSADTQLVGRNLSQNVSDGLRSLFMVGAGTGMMFYMSPSLALIGLCVVPPVSVLAVIYGRFVRGITRQLQDSLAETSELAEEKISNIKTVKAFSKEQNECESYGQRIENVLKLAYKESLAVGSFYGLTGLSGNTIIILVLYYGGSMVATEQLSVGNLTSFLLYAAYVGISIGGLSSFYTELNKGMGAATRLWDIIDREPQIPVAGGLRPTERPKGEIILENIHFSYSGAPLIKGLDLHLLPGKSVALVGRSGCGKSTIASLILRLYDPEQGRVLLDGVDIKELDPLWLRSHVGYVSQEPVLFSGSIKDNILYGALDEYEVDDESLDKKEPAWLSAARTAHLHELVVATADGWDRQVGARGGQLSGGQKQRVAIARAIVKNPKILILDEATSALDTYSEYLVDKALKEISRDRTVLTIAHRLSTIQSADEVAVLEKGVIVERGTYAELIAKKGGFFQELITHQTFASKSRENRDMQNT